The Erinaceus europaeus chromosome 6, mEriEur2.1, whole genome shotgun sequence sequence gaggaggggaagacagagaggggaagagaaagactcctgcagacctgcttcaccgcctatgaagggactcgcctgcaggtggggagctgggtgctccaaccaggatccttaagttggtccttccgctttgcgccatggtgcgcttaacccactgcgctacctcccgactccctatgaGGAGACATCTTATCATAGACTGAAGCTTATActtactgtgaaaaaaaaaatttttttttctgttgtcattTGGAGGACagcttttgtttttccttattttatttttaccagagccctgctcatctgaAGTctttagtggtgctgggaattgaacatgagaccttaggaccttaggcatgcaggtctttttgcataacccctaTACTATCACGCTAAcatcatgttttttatttttaaattacctttttgATAGTATTCTGTTAAATTACTgacttaaataatatttatttaaaatgcttttcttttaaaattatttttatacttattttcccttttgttgcccttgtttttttgtttgtttgttgctgtagttattactgatgtcgtcgttagataggacagagaggaggggaagacagagagggggagagaaaggtagagacctgcagacctgcttcagcgcctgtgaagggactcccctgcaggtggggacctggggctccaaccgggatccttactctggtccttgcgcttcacaccatatgcacttaacccactgcactaccacccgactccttttttctttttccttttccttttttttttttttttaccagagcactgctcagctctgccttttggtggattgaacctggaactttggagtctcaggcatgagagtctctttgcataaccattatgctatctaccctctgcccgctttttaaaattattattattattttaatgagaaaaaatagatacagagggaaagatactgagagagagagaaagggaccagaacactgctcatttctggcttgtggtggggcTGGGTATTAACCTGGGCCgtcagagtctcaggcttgaatggcttttgcataaccattatgctgtctcccagccaccTAAAATGCTTATTTTTCAAAGCCttacaaatttaaataaaattttctagcattgaggttttattttatacttaagtgaaaactttatttttctcatcTGAGACTGTTGAAACTAAACTGCCTCTGCTAAATTTATCAagtatataacttttttttcttttaatgccaTAGTGCACAGGCAGATCGCAAAAATGGTATTTAAGCCTGGTAACTATACTGCAAATACATCCACAAATAATCTAGAAAGAATATTAGAATGAGGATTTATATCATGCAGGAGATGCAGAGATagcaaaaatttaatttaaaagcacACATTTGCCCTATtaaaagcgcacatagtatgaaatacaaggatcccgtttggagccctgggctccccacctgcaggggggtcgcttcacaaactgtaaagcaggtctgcaggtgtctttctctattcctctgtatctccctcgcccctctcaatttctctctgtcctatccaattaaaaaaaaaaaaagagaaatagaaaaaatggccaccaggagcagtggatctgtagtgccagtacctagccccagcgataatcctggaggcgaaaaaaaagggggtgggggggagtcgggcagtagcacagcacgttgggcacacgtggcgcaaagcacaaggacctgcataaggatcccggttcgacccacgactccccacctgcaggggagtcacttcacaagcggtgaagcaggtctgcaagtatctatctttctctcccccctctgtcttcccttcctctctccatttctctctgtcctatccaacaacgatgacatcaactacaacaataaaacaagggcaacaaaaaagaataaataaatatttaaaaaagaaagaaagaaagaaaaatacataggaaggaaggaaagtctggggctggatggtggcacacccgttgaatgcacatgtacaatgtgcaaggacctgggtttaagccgcttatgcctacctgcagggggaaagctttacaagtaaatgatagaattaccttttttttttttttcctattactaCTCTTTTACCAGTTCTCCTTATTGATGCTTCTGGAATCGGTATATAAGGTTTTACATTACAGCTGCAGAAATACAGGTCACCCTATTTGTCTTCAAAAAATTCCAGACTTCTCACTagtatatttttcattttgcaGTTGATATTATTTGGTGTAAATTTAGTGTCTCTAAGTGAATCACTCTTGTAAACTAGATTTTATTCTTGGTAAATAGAATGATGTACATCTATTTATAATTAAAAAGATTGATTCAGAACAGATTACATTAATATTTAAGTGATCATGAaagtgaataaaaaatatatgagggggtcgggtggtagcacagtgtgttaagcgcacgtggctcaaggctcaaggactgagaagggatcctggttcaaaccccctgcccccccacctgcaggggagtcacttcacaggcagtgaagcaggtctgcaggtgtcttatctttctctcccccttctgtcttcccctcctctctcgatttctctctgtcctatccaacaacgaatgacatcaacaacgacaataataaccacaataaggctacaacaccaagggcaacaaagggtgtgtgtggggggcgtggggaatggcctccagagcagtggattcatggtgcaggcactgagcctcagcaataactggaagcaaaaaaagaaaagaaaatatatgactggatcaaagaggaaataaaggaagaaatcaaaaaaaaaaaaagaaaatatatgaacaACTGCTGCTTGTTGGAACTTCTGATGAGTTTAATTTAAAGGGGAAGTTATGgaaagagaacatcttgttttGGTATGTTTAACATTATACCTTGTCTCATCTTGATATTTTAAAGTTGGTGTTGGTATTAGGAGACCTGCACATCCCACACCGGTGCAACAGTTTACCAGCTAAATTCAAAAAACTACTGGTGCCAGGAAAGATTCAGCACATTCTATGCACTGGAAACCTTTGCACTAAAGAAAGTTATGACTATCTCAAGACTCTGGCTGGTGATGTTCATATTGTGAGAGGAGATTTTGATGAggtaatgtatttcttttttcctttctcagatATTTGTCTTGATTCTTCCATATATATGCTTTATCCTTTACCACAGACACTCAactactgagattttttttttaaatatttgttttggagatagaagttgagagggggtggggttaggtagcataatggttatgcaaagggactctgaggctccaaagtcccaaattcaatcccctgtaccaccataaaccagagttgggcagtgttctggtaagaaaaaaaaaagagggccaagggtagatagcataatggttatgcagatagcctctcatgcctgaggagacttcaatgtcccaggttta is a genomic window containing:
- the VPS29 gene encoding vacuolar protein sorting-associated protein 29 isoform X2; its protein translation is MLVLVLGDLHIPHRCNSLPAKFKKLLVPGKIQHILCTGNLCTKESYDYLKTLAGDVHIVRGDFDEKHYSFICVDGYPGFYSCHLCVSTNWR